Below is a genomic region from Ascaphus truei isolate aAscTru1 chromosome 8, aAscTru1.hap1, whole genome shotgun sequence.
cttcggagctacgagaataggcccctatgtgtgcAGATTTTAATGTGTAAGCTTTTTTATTTGAAACGCATGTTGCAATCACACAGACATTGATAGTGATTGAAATAATCCAATTATTTCAATTGTATCCTATTGGATTGGTAGATTTTGCAAAGAAGGGAAGGACAAATACCTTGTAATTGTACAATATTTGATGTTTTAACATGTTCCACACCTTAGAACTTGTTTGAAGGAACACAGGTGAGCATGAAGCTTATGGTACCAGCATTTAAACTGTATTAAAACAGTTTAAAACATCTTTACTAAGTGAGATAACCTTGGAAGCAATTCTAACAGTGGTATTTAAACTGAACGtgaaagaaaggagagatgatTCACACAAAAAGCGATTAATGCCAAGGAGGAGCGTAGCATGAAAAGTGTCTGAAGTACAGTAGTTAATATGGATGAAATGCAGCAACGAAATAATGTGACTAGCCATGAGTTATAAGGGATTCAAGAGGATGCCGGATAACACGCAAAAAAGGGAATGCAATACCAAGAAAGAAATAGGAAAATATAGTGGAATGAAAGACTACAGGTGAAAGGCATTTGAGAAAGTTTAAGCCCTGGTTAGACAAGATTGTATCAATATGCCTGGCTGCACAGAAGGAGAAACTTATGACTGTCATATCCACACATGAAGTCCGGCTTCTGAGTCCAAGCAGTAGGCGGAGGCTTGGCCACTGTAGATTGGCTGCTGGCTAATCCTTCAGGGCTCACTTAAAAGATTAGAGGTGGGTGGTGCTAAAGATTCCCTGAGCTGGGTAAGGAGTTTGGAAGCAGGCAAACAAGCACAGACTTTTAATTCACTTCTTGTGCAGCATACAAGCTCCAGCTGTCTCTTCTTGCAGCTGCATAGAACTTAgcaagagggaaagggagagtgaaACAGCAAAAAGTAAAGAAAAACATCGGatattcctttaaaaaaaaaaaaccttgaattgCGAAAAggaggaacatttttttttttttttaaatggttttaCAAGATTTTCTTTTTTCGGCAGCGTAATAAATTCTAACCAAGTAACACAAGCATTTTTCGGTGCACTCATGAATTAGGTTCGTGACTTAACTTTCCATAATTTTGGCGCAGTCATGCAGTTCCAGTGGAATATTGTGGCTTGGATAAACTCCTTACTATTTGGGCTTATTCTCTGGACCTCCGCAGAAGAATATGACTACTACAGCTGGCAGTCAGACAACTTCCAGAATGGACGCTTCTACACCAAGCAGAGCCAATGCGTGGACATTCCTACGGATCTCCATCTCTGCCATAACGTGGGCTATAAGAAAATGCGTTTACCCAATCTGCTTGACCATGAGACCATGCCCGAGGTCAAGCAACAAGCTAGCAGCTGGGTGCCCCTGCTGGCTAAGCGATGCCATCGAGATACCCAAGTCTTCCTGTGTTCACTGTTTGCCCCGGTTTGCTTGGAAAGACCAATTTACCCATGTCGGTCATTGTGCGAGGTGGTGCGTGATAGCTGTGCTCCAGTCATGGAATCCTATGGCTTCCCTTGGCCAGAGATGTTGAACTGTAATAAATTTCCTCTCGATAATGACCTGTGCATCGCTGTGCAGTTTGGCAGCAAACAAGTTACTCAACCTCCAGGTAACAAACTTCGCTTCCTTGAACGGCTATATAGTCTACTGTAAAAACGTTTCTGGTCAAATATATATCGCCCAACAAATATATGGCTTCGAGATATATGCAAATGTCTTAAAATTCGCTTTTTATGTTCATTTTTGCATTTTCAAAAAAATGTCACAAAAGTTCACATTGGCTAAACAATGGTTGAAAAGGTGTGAAAGTAGATGGCAGTGGCAATataaagggtcatgtgacctcgtTTCACATGATTCGTGTTGTGCGAATGTCTCCAAACGTTCGCACATCTTTAATAAGATTACTGGGGTCATTAAGGAAAAATTGCAAAACCTACGCAGAAAATAATGATGTATTAGCCCTTTTTTTCTTATCTTTTTTTGGCTGCGCAAATTTCAGCTGTGCACCCGAGATAACAAAAAAATGGCAGAACTTGTACTAGTTTGTGCAAGTTACGTTTGTCATTAGTAAATTACtcttctgttttgtgtgtgtgtcaaaggagagataaaacaaaaaaaaattatggacGCCAAATATAATGCTTGTGACTATCCCTGTTTCTTCATTTTGACAGCGTGACTTAAAATGTAAGGAAATACCAACAATATGAAACAGAAAAGTTTTTTTTCAAACAAATAATGCTTTATTGGAGATAAATAAATGAAAAGGTATTTGTGGGGTCATTCAGAGAAGTGCAATAATTGCTATCACATAATACTGGCTAACATATTTTTATAGAGTGATTATAcattaaatgtaatatatgttttatttaaacacacacttGATAATAGTATATGGTCAATTGCAAAATTCACTGAAAGCCAAAGTGTCAATGAGGAACAAAAATAGGTAAGGAGAAAAAAGGTATTACATGTACAgcacagtatgtatttattttgaagTTAATTTTCCAACATTTATTTTTTCACAATATTTTTGGTTAGAGGATGGATCCTTTGTTAAAAATAGCATTTTCCGCTCATTTGTTTTACATTACCTCTTGGGTCCAGAAAAGCTTTCAGGTTAGTTTTTTATTAGCAAAAGTATTCAGCATAGGAGATAAAATCAGAGCCCACATATATTGCATTAAGATGTCAAATGAATGACACAGGCTAATGTCTTCAATGACTTGGTCTGTTTTTGAAACTATCTGTTCATCTTACTTTTAAAATTCTTTACACAACCTTGATACTTTTCTGCCAAGAGAAGCAGAGCGCTTTTGGTGCTGAACGCATACACTCAGACCATTTGTAATAACGTCAAAAATGCATTCCAGTACTGATATTATTCGCTGGGCAGATAAGAAAGTAGACTGTTCccaggagagtgatgtgagcagAATACATTTAGGAGCTGCACAGAACTTGACTGGAAAGTCATGTCTAAAACAACTTGATTATGAACTGCGGTCAAATTACATTTTGTTCCACAAAAGCCCTACATTCTTATTCATAGCAAGCTAACTGCAAACAGTCAACATTTGGCCGAAAGTGGAAGACGGGAAAATGAAAAATTGAAAACAATAAACCTGAAGCAGTGACACCTTCAATCTTCCCAATCCCGATATCAACTAATTACTGCAAAGTACAGACGTAGCAACGCTCACTGTCACTGGCACCGTGGTCGAAGAAGCAAAAGTCCCAGGTGCCGGAGACCGTGTCTGCCGTGATCGCGCTGCGGGGGTTCCCTGCTTCGTAATGGGACCGCCGACCGCGTTAATCCTGAAATCACTGTGGTCATGTGACCCCAGGTAGCAGCGGCCCTGAACACACTTATCTTAGCTACATCCGTAACTCGGATCTTAAACTGTTTTACAAATGGAAACTAATCAATGCTTTAACTAACACAAGGGCAGCAGAGTATTTGTTTTCAATTAACACTGGTTTAATTATATATGGTCACATGCTCCATATTTTAAGAAATTTAAAACTACAACTACTGTATAGCAGAAGGATCTTGTCTATGAGCTCTTTAAAAGTTCTAGTTCTACAAATCTTTTCCAGGTTGGTCCATTAACAGGCATACGAGCCAGAACCTAATTGGTGATTAAGGTAATTTGTAATAAATTATTAGGTTTGTTGACAGTGCTTACTTTTTCTGAATGGTCTGCAATGATGACCTGTCTCTATATATACTTAATAGAACAATAgttgtattaaataaaaaaaatagcacaAGCACATATCAAATATATTATTGTCTGTGCATTAATAATGTAATTTACCATGCAACCATTATTGGGCCATATCAGACCAAGAAGTAAAGCAAGAACAGCACACCAGAATTAGTGGAAATTATGCTTATTGTTCACTGATATTATTGTGCCACTCCTTATTACTTCACGTGCAGCAATGTCTGACCAAACACGTGTGACTTGGTTAGGTACTTTTtactgcaaagaatatattttcTTCGATGTGTTCTTGATTTTTTAGACCAAAACATTTTGAGGCTGCACAAACTTCTGTGTCATACCATCAGTGATCAATTTCTTAAGTATTGCTGATCTGAGGAAGAGAAAACTCGCAAAACCTTGTCTTATTATGTCAATTAAGTCCAAATaaaaatgtatcacctaatactgaagtacttatttactTGGCACTATTTCTTAAGTGTTAACATAGTCATAGCAATGCCTTAACCAGCCTTATGTATGGATCCCATACAGACGTTTTATGAGGCTTATGAAAACAAAAATGGTGCAGATTTGGTGAAAAGGGTAAAGTATTTGAGGCTAATAAGATAACATGGTATATTGTTTAATAATATCATACTTATCCCCTTCACTGACAAACAGATCAGTAAAACAAACTGGCAAGGGTTTATATATATCCAGCTAGCCTTACTGTGGTTGTATTTACATATCTTATTGACATGTAATATTAAAACACCATGTCTCCCACTCAATGAGCACAGTTCACCCACAGAACGGTCAGGGTCATTTACAATACATCTCCCTGTGATTGTCTCTTTGCTATACAAGCCTCCACTGATTCTCTGCCTCATTTTGTTGTCGAAGTTAGAACGTGTTCCTATGTTTTCTTTTTCTGGAGCAGTAGCACAGAAATCCCGACCAACACACAATCTTTTCCACTTTTCTCATTGATTTACTTTTTTTCTGTGTATtaatattaacatttatttgtatgGTGCAAACATACTGCCCTGCAGTGCAATATGGGAACCAAAGGTAATACTATAAATATCAATGTATATACATAGTAACTAAAATGTGTTATAGCACGTACAAAGAGAAACAGCTCCCATGACAAAGACATTAACTAGGAAGATAATGgataatactgtatgtttatttgtacCTTACAGCCTCTCTCTATTTCATACAATATCTCTCTATGACTGTTTCGCTCACGCACTTTATCATACATCCCCAGCACTGAACTCTTCTCTGCTTGTGGGACAAGTACGAGCTTCCTGCTGCTTCCCTGAGAGTGTAGTCTGCTTCTCATTAGGGATGGATAAATATTTAGAAAGATTCCCAGTGGAAACAGATACTATCCCCTATTGGTATTCATATACCTAAACATCCGACCATTGGGGATCTTCAGTGAAATGGAAAGGATTCTGCCACAGTTACCCTGTGTCAACAGGAATCGGACAACTTTGGgatatttgcaaaaaaaaatccccaataAAAGATTGAAAATGTGTCTAAAGAGTATAAACGTGTCTGAATCATGCAGTTTCTTTTTCATCCATGGAGATACcaattttgttgttgttgctggaTATCTAATAAATGCCCAGATTGTCTACAGTAACATATAGGCAGGCCATTGTTATCTATACTCATCATTAATGACCTAGCAGTGGTCTCTCACCAGGTGACATCACTGCACCTTTCAGAGCTGTAAGAAACATAGGTGTTTGACTACAATGTAGTATTTCTCCCGAGGGCAGCAGTTTTTCATGTCGGTGCATAGTAGATTATTTTGTTGTTTTCACCCTACAATTTACAAGAGTTTAATAGTTATTCTAATTACATTGGGGCAACAaataaaataaggtacatttaaaaaaaatattctattaTAAAACACAGTTCTGCTTCAACATATTTTTGTTGGATCTGCACGTTTTTACCTCTATAACACAAATACAAAAGAAGTaactaaaatacatttaatttgaTTTACTGTGTGCTGGCTTCACTGACAAGCTTTCTCATATTACACTTAAGTTAATGTTGAAACAGTGATCTTGCTGTACTGAAATAATCTGTTTTCTGTGCGAAATATATGACATTAAGGCCCAGCGATGCTAAGTCTTAGCACAGCTTAGTAACGTTGGCCAATATCGGAGGTTGAATATACTGAAATATTCAGCATTTTGGATAAAATCTTAATGCCGTGTGTTTTTTCTAATATCTAACATCTACTCCCATGGCCATAAAATAGAATTTTTCTCTAAGGCGACAGAAACCATGAAGTTACCGTTGACCCAAAGCTTACAACTCACAAGTCACCCAAGAGAAGCACATTTTTAGGTGATGCAGTCATAGGACATATATCTTGTTGAGTCCAAAAACCCTGGGGGTTGAGGCAaaagtaatcttttttttttttacatttttattgcatatcaGTTCAAATTCTAAAGCAATTACTTTAATTAGATGAGGAGTCATTTAACAAGGGCTAGAAGGCATGGGCAGCATACAAAAGCATGTATATTGGACTACAGTGAGATAATTCCCCTTGTTGACAAAGGTGCTTGGGACATATTGCTGTGCAATTAAAAGGTGTTAATGTGCTGTAGGACAGTAGTTTCACCTGACACAGCTGGGAATGCCATTAACAATGTATTAATGAGTCTGACTACCACTTAAAGAAGCAGTGCCACCTCTTCAATTACTTTGAGACAAGTAAGCACTGATGGAGAACCCAGTTTggatcccagtgttggctcccttgtgaccttgagcttattccccttatgtgtaatctccctgtgcctcaggcatcaacatTAGATAGTAaattctatggggcagggacttcatGTAATACAAAGTAGGGCTATTGAGCACTTAACACTTAAAGTGCCTGCAAAAAAATTGTATGCATACATTGTCAGTGTTTGCTAAACCATAGATCATAGAAAAAAGATAATAGTTAAGGATATATAATAGAATTTAAAAtgtaaagtaaaaataaatacatatgtagccaatgttattgcaaccgGTGGCGTCCTGCAGCGGGACATACGCAATCCCGCACCAGCACGACAAGTGGTAATTGTTTTGAATGAGGCCGCATGACAAGAGGGGCTATCATGCTATATATCACCAGTGGGAGCGAGTCACAGAGTGCAATAGCgttggctgcatctgtatcacaTCTCTTCCCACACCATTTACAATTAGTAAGGAAGGTTTTTTTGGTAGTCACATTAATGGTATGTTGATTATCTGCAGCTTATCATTTATTGGGCTGGCACTTGGCAGTTTTGGGGCCATGTATCTGTAAACATAAACACCAACGGTTATTGTAATTCACATGCCCACAAACTGACTAGTTAGCCTGCTAACTAATCAGACGTGGCCCAGCTCGTGGCACTGCTGCTCCATGAGAATGAGTGGCCAAGTGGTAATATCACATTAAGAGACTTTAACCTGATTAAACCCCACTGTCCTTGGGCAAATCACGTTATCTCGCCGATCCGCAGGCACTGTAAACCCTCAGGGGTAAGATTTGTTCCATAGATAtttctatgtatatccctgtaggTGCTATAAATGAAAATATTCGATATATGGTTATTATCACTACATTATTATTCGAatgaatattttttaatataaagtAGTATGAGATTTACGATTACACTCCTAAATTCATATGGGCATTGCCATGAAAACAGCGCACACGCAAGATGATAAGCATCAGTTGGTACAATTGAAACATAATtgctgttacattgtacatgtgaATATAAGACGGAAGTAGCAGTTTGGCTTATTTATTAGATGTGAATACTGTAAATTAAACATGCCTGTCCCTACCAAAGTAGTTTGTTTGGTTAGTGGTATTTAATATAGGCGGGCCTTACTCTTTGACCTTAGAAACATTATCTTAGCACTTTCTAAGCCTCTTTATGAATACCCCAAGTATAAAAAGAAGCATCGGTTGGAATGAGTAATGAAAACCTTTCGCTAGGTGAACTCATTAAGAGGGTTGCAAAAGCTTTTAACTGTAAATTATTTTCACAACTGTGCCTGTTACAGAGATAAGTACATAGACATTAAACAGTCATTGTTCAAGTATTTTACTACTGTATGTGGCCAAAACGTGCAGCAGATTCTGAAGTGCGTCGGTAAATCAGGTGGGTTAAGGACTGGGTAATTGTGAGCCAGAAAGCTAAGCTTTACCACCAACATTTTTGTAAACTTTGCCAAGTGCTCCACGTGCCTCAAAGTTTTATCTGTAAATGAGCAATCAATGTTGCGACTTATATCATTTCAACAGTTATACGACGCCTATCAAATTCTGCTTCTCGGTTCAACATTGTGTCAACAATCTGTGACAGATTTAAGAAACTAGATTAAtaggggtttttttttacatgtaaagAAACTGATGCATAAAAAAGTCTAGTGTGCCAATGCAATCATCTTTACTTGTTACATAAACAGACACGCACAACGG
It encodes:
- the SFRP5 gene encoding secreted frizzled-related protein 5; amino-acid sequence: MQFQWNIVAWINSLLFGLILWTSAEEYDYYSWQSDNFQNGRFYTKQSQCVDIPTDLHLCHNVGYKKMRLPNLLDHETMPEVKQQASSWVPLLAKRCHRDTQVFLCSLFAPVCLERPIYPCRSLCEVVRDSCAPVMESYGFPWPEMLNCNKFPLDNDLCIAVQFGSKQVTQPPVTKICTQCEIEQKSETMRVQLCASDFVLRMRIKEVKIENGDRKLIAAQKKKKVLKAGKLKRKEFRKLVLYIKNAAGCPCPQLDNLSGSFLIMGRKVDNKLLLTAIYKWDKKSKDMKYAVNFMFSYPCSDTTSHGTGSHLSSFR